One segment of Prionailurus bengalensis isolate Pbe53 chromosome X, Fcat_Pben_1.1_paternal_pri, whole genome shotgun sequence DNA contains the following:
- the LOC122476831 gene encoding melanoma-associated antigen B5-like encodes MPRRHKSKFKAHERRRQPRGEAQGCEDAQAKAAAEAESTPSSAAQCEDTTQSVPTTGSSGASQRRRRRARAAAAAAAAAAAATSAAVPGTKSDEESSNQDGERVSSYEAPFYVERPGEDSLNRKPGLLEQYLLYKYKMKQPILKEDMLKIIGPDYEERFPEILKKAAERIEIVFAVDLQEIDSTRYDLVSKLKLPNNGRVRAGRGLPKTGLLMNILGMIFMKGNCAAEEDIWKFLGLMRVYPGRKHFIYGEPRKLITKDLVKLQYLEYRQVANSDPPRHEFLWGPNALAETTKMKVLQFLSKVNDTIPTAFPSYYEEALREEEERAQARGATGGGPTARVLIPSSVMARSIFPPLLRSEGSNPLDKILQRCSKN; translated from the coding sequence ATGCCTCGGAGACACAAGAGTAAGTTCAAGGCTCATGAGAGACGCCGCCAGCCTCGAGGTGAAGCTCAGGGTTGCGAAGATGCTCAGGCCAAAGCAGCAGCGGAAGCGGAGTCCACTCCCTCCTCCGCTGCTCAGTGCGAAGATACTACCCAGAGTGTGCCCACTACTGGGTCAAGTGGCGCTTCTCAGCGGCGTAGAAGAAGAGCaagagccgccgccgccgccgccgccgccgccgccgccgccacttCTGCAGCCGTTCCTGGCACTAAATCTGATGAAGAATCCAGCAACCAAGATGGGGAAAGGGTGAGCTCCTACGAGGCCCCATTCTACGTTGAACGCCCAGGCGAAGATTCTCTGAACAGGAAGCCTGGCTTGCTGGAGCAGTACCTTCTGTACAAGTATAAGATGAAACAGCCCATTCTGAAGGAAGACATGCTGAAGATTATCGGCCCAGATTATGAAGAGCGTTTTCCTGAGATCCTCAAGAAAGCGGCTGAGCGCATTGAGATTGTCTTCGCCGTCGACCTACAGGAAATCGACTCGACTAGATACGACCTCGTCAGCAAACTCAAACTCCCCAACAACGGGAGGGTGCGTGCTGGCAGGGGGTTACCCAAGACCGGTCTCCTGATGAATATCCTGGGAATGATCTTCATGAAAGGCAACTGTGCTGCTGAGGAAGACATCTGGAAATTCCTGGGTCTGATGCGAGTATATCCTGGGAGGAAGCACTTCATCTACGGGGAGCCCAGGAAGCTCATCACCAAAGATTTGGTGAAGCTGCAGTATCTCGAGTACCGCCAGGTGGCCAACAGTGATCCTCCACGCCATGAGTTCCTGTGGGGCCCAAACGCCCTAGCTGAAACCACCAAGATGAAAGTCCTGCAGTTCTTGTCGAAAGTCAACGATACCATCCCCACTGCTTTCCCATCCTATTATGAAGAGGCTCTgcgggaagaggaagagagagcccagGCCAGAGGCGCAACCGGGGGTGGCCCTACCGCCAGAGTCCTCATACCTTCCAGCGTCATGGCCAGGAGTATCTTCCCACCTCTGCTGAGATCCGAGGGTTCTAATCCTCTTGACAAGATACTACAACGTTGCAGTAAGAATTAG